The window GCTCGATGCGCTCGCGGTCGTTGACCTTGTTCTTGGTCGTGATGTAGTTGCGGCGCTTGCAGACCTGGCACTCCAGGGTGACCTGCACGCGCTTTTCGTTCCTGGCCATCGGTGGCTCCTACGTAGCGGGGCGGGTGGCCCCGCCGACGTCTTACTTGATGATCTTGGTGACGCGGCCGGCGCCCACGGTACGACCACCCTCACGAATGGCGAAACGCAGACCCTCTTCCATGGCGATCGGCGCGATCAA of the Rhabdothermincola salaria genome contains:
- the rpmG gene encoding 50S ribosomal protein L33 — encoded protein: MARNEKRVQVTLECQVCKRRNYITTKNKVNDRERIELKKFCKWDRAHTAHKETR